The following are from one region of the Methyloversatilis discipulorum genome:
- a CDS encoding GlcG/HbpS family heme-binding protein, giving the protein MKSRLTLTLDDAKQIAAAAEAEALKRNWPVTIAIVDDGGNLMWLQRLDGAPPMSTQIAPEKARTCALARKPSKAIEDVVNSGRLAALRMPVLPLEGGEMIIVNGECVGGVGVSGVKSSEDAIVARAGIAAIGASWEIPL; this is encoded by the coding sequence ATGAAGAGCCGCCTCACCCTCACGCTCGACGACGCGAAGCAGATCGCTGCCGCCGCCGAGGCCGAAGCACTGAAACGCAACTGGCCGGTCACCATTGCCATCGTCGACGACGGCGGCAACCTGATGTGGCTGCAGCGCCTCGACGGCGCGCCGCCGATGAGCACCCAGATCGCCCCCGAGAAGGCCCGCACCTGCGCGCTGGCGCGCAAGCCGAGCAAGGCGATCGAGGACGTCGTGAACAGCGGCCGTCTGGCGGCGCTGCGCATGCCGGTACTGCCGCTGGAAGGCGGCGAAATGATCATCGTCAATGGCGAATGCGTCGGCGGCGTCGGCGTGTCCGGCGTCAAGTCGAGCGAGGACGCCATCGTCGCCCGAGCCGGCATCGCCGCCATCGGCGCCAGCTGGGAAATTCCGCTCTGA
- a CDS encoding AsmA family protein — protein MKVLKYAAFALGGIAALLAAVVLYVAITFDAAKLKDELKRVVQEQKQRTLDIEGDVDLSFYPNLGLRLGRTTLSEHSSAERFAQVDAARVSVAVMPLLSGSLVVDEIRIEGAYIQITRHKDGSFNFSDLLSDDSDDSSPVRFDVAGLKLSRSALAFRDEASGAAHQLEEIELSLGKLANAARGKLDLAAHLKSTQPAIDSRIVLAATYDYDLPAQRYALDDLSVRVDGEALDLQALKATLGASRIALAGEGQLELQKLQLDAVATRDGEALSAKLSAPAVQLADGALRGGDVSVSARLESKARAADLALQFKGLEGSAEEVKASGLVLNVDARMNDATVKASLQTPLNVRIDGPAIDLPALDGTVDVAHPALPMKTVKLPVKGALQADVGKQTAALDLATRLDDSQIKLKLGATRLDPLALNFDVDIDRLNVDRYLPPAKADAKPAGNADDTPVDLSALRDLNASGSVKVGELQVSGVRMTNVRLTVKAANGKVDVAPLSAALYRGTASGALSLNAEGNRIALKQTLADIDIHPLLKDAADKDLLEGRGNVSLDLVTAGGTVGALKKALDGSASLKLRDGAIRGINLAKSLREAKAALGGGAAAQKANATEKTDFSEMSASFRIKDGIARNDDLTASSPFLRLAGAGTIDLPKSSLDYLAKVTLAATSKGQDGKSAAELRGVTVPVRLYGPFASLDYKIEFGDLVKDAARAKVEEQTQKLQEKAKEKVEQQVGDKLKGLLGR, from the coding sequence ATGAAAGTACTGAAATACGCAGCATTCGCGCTGGGCGGTATTGCAGCGCTGCTGGCCGCCGTCGTGCTCTACGTCGCGATCACCTTCGATGCGGCGAAGCTCAAGGACGAACTGAAGCGTGTCGTGCAGGAGCAGAAGCAGCGCACGCTGGACATCGAAGGCGACGTCGATCTGTCCTTCTACCCCAATCTCGGTCTCCGTCTGGGGCGCACCACGCTGTCCGAGCACAGCAGTGCCGAACGTTTCGCACAGGTCGACGCGGCGCGCGTGTCGGTCGCAGTGATGCCGCTGCTGTCGGGCTCACTGGTGGTGGACGAGATCCGCATCGAAGGTGCCTACATCCAGATCACGCGGCACAAGGACGGCAGTTTCAACTTCAGTGACCTGCTGTCCGACGACAGCGACGACAGTTCGCCGGTCAGGTTCGACGTCGCCGGACTGAAGCTGTCGCGCTCGGCGCTGGCCTTCCGCGACGAGGCCTCGGGCGCCGCGCACCAGCTGGAAGAGATCGAACTGTCGCTCGGCAAGCTGGCCAATGCAGCGCGCGGCAAACTCGATCTGGCGGCGCACCTCAAGTCCACGCAGCCGGCCATCGACAGCCGCATCGTGCTGGCCGCCACCTACGACTACGATCTGCCGGCGCAGCGTTACGCGCTCGACGATCTGAGCGTGAGAGTCGATGGCGAGGCGCTCGATCTGCAGGCGCTGAAGGCGACGCTGGGTGCGTCCCGCATTGCGCTGGCGGGCGAAGGACAGCTGGAGCTGCAGAAGCTGCAGCTCGATGCCGTGGCGACCCGCGATGGCGAGGCGCTGAGCGCCAAGCTGTCGGCGCCGGCAGTGCAGCTGGCGGACGGCGCATTGCGCGGCGGCGACGTCAGCGTCAGCGCGCGGCTCGAATCGAAGGCGCGCGCCGCGGATCTGGCGCTGCAGTTCAAGGGGCTGGAGGGCAGCGCGGAGGAGGTCAAGGCCAGCGGTCTGGTGCTGAATGTTGATGCGCGGATGAACGACGCTACCGTCAAGGCCTCGCTGCAGACGCCGCTGAACGTGCGTATCGATGGCCCGGCCATCGATCTGCCGGCGCTGGACGGCACCGTCGATGTCGCTCACCCGGCGTTGCCGATGAAGACCGTGAAGCTGCCGGTCAAGGGTGCGCTGCAGGCCGACGTCGGCAAGCAGACCGCGGCGCTCGACCTCGCCACCCGGCTCGACGACAGCCAGATCAAGCTGAAGCTTGGCGCCACACGGCTCGACCCGCTGGCGCTGAATTTCGATGTCGACATCGACCGTCTCAATGTCGACCGCTACCTGCCGCCAGCGAAGGCGGATGCAAAGCCGGCCGGCAATGCGGACGACACGCCGGTCGATCTGTCGGCGCTGCGCGACCTCAACGCCAGCGGCAGCGTCAAGGTGGGCGAACTGCAGGTGTCCGGCGTGCGGATGACGAATGTGCGGCTGACCGTGAAGGCCGCCAATGGCAAGGTCGATGTCGCACCGCTGTCGGCGGCGCTCTACCGCGGCACGGCCAGCGGTGCGCTGAGCCTGAACGCGGAGGGCAATCGCATTGCACTGAAGCAGACCCTGGCCGATATCGACATCCATCCGCTGTTGAAGGACGCGGCGGACAAGGATCTGCTGGAAGGTCGCGGCAACGTGTCGCTAGACCTGGTGACGGCCGGTGGCACGGTCGGTGCGCTGAAGAAGGCGCTCGACGGCAGCGCCTCGCTGAAGCTGCGCGACGGCGCGATCCGCGGCATCAATCTGGCGAAAAGCCTGCGCGAGGCGAAGGCGGCGCTGGGCGGTGGCGCGGCGGCGCAGAAGGCGAACGCGACCGAAAAGACCGATTTCTCGGAAATGAGCGCCAGCTTCCGCATCAAGGACGGCATCGCACGCAACGACGACCTGACGGCCAGCTCGCCCTTCCTGCGTCTGGCCGGTGCCGGCACCATCGACCTGCCGAAGTCCAGTCTCGACTACCTTGCGAAGGTGACGCTCGCCGCAACCAGCAAGGGCCAGGACGGCAAGTCAGCGGCCGAGCTCAGGGGCGTCACCGTGCCGGTGCGCCTGTACGGACCGTTCGCCAGCCTGGACTACAAGATCGAGTTCGGCGACCTGGTCAAGGACGCTGCGCGCGCCAAGGTCGAGGAACAGACGCAGAAGCTGCAGGAGAAGGCGAAGGAGAAGGTCGAGCAGCAGGTCGGCGACAAGCTGAAGGGCCTGCTCGGGCGCTGA
- the mscL gene encoding large conductance mechanosensitive channel protein MscL produces the protein MSFMSEFKAFAMKGNVVDLAVGVIIGAAFGKIVDSVVGDLIMPIVGALFGGLDFSQFFIVLKDIPPGVPETLADLKKAGVPVFAWGSFLTVALNFVILAFIIFIMVKQINRLKREEPAAPAAPPEPPEEVVLLRQIRDSLQK, from the coding sequence ATGAGCTTCATGTCCGAATTCAAAGCCTTCGCCATGAAGGGCAATGTGGTCGACCTGGCGGTCGGCGTCATCATCGGCGCAGCCTTCGGCAAGATCGTCGACTCCGTCGTCGGCGACCTGATCATGCCCATCGTCGGTGCGCTGTTCGGCGGCCTCGATTTCAGCCAGTTCTTCATCGTGCTGAAGGACATCCCGCCGGGCGTGCCGGAAACGCTGGCCGACCTGAAGAAGGCTGGCGTGCCGGTGTTCGCCTGGGGCAGCTTCCTCACCGTCGCGCTGAATTTCGTCATCCTTGCCTTCATCATCTTCATCATGGTGAAGCAGATCAACCGGCTGAAGCGCGAAGAGCCTGCCGCACCTGCGGCGCCGCCCGAGCCGCCGGAAGAGGTCGTGCTGCTGCGCCAGATCCGCGATTCGCTGCAGAAGTAA
- a CDS encoding response regulator transcription factor, which translates to MQTARIALLEDDPVQVEILGSWLRAAGHDIHTFMRSRDLMREAVRESYDLLLIDWELPDLPGADVLRWLRNERGLTTPVIFVTARQDENDIVTALAAGADDYIVKPARRMELLTRIEAVLRRSRPPADQPVIDAAPYQFDMNSHTARLNGEVIDLTEREFELAVFLFRNVGRLVSRGHLLESLWGRKGDVPTRTVDTHMSRVRSKLALRPENGYRLASTYNYGYRLERVADDGKRAEEQPAA; encoded by the coding sequence GTGCAGACCGCCCGAATAGCATTGCTCGAAGACGACCCGGTACAGGTCGAAATCCTTGGCAGCTGGCTGCGTGCCGCCGGCCATGACATTCACACCTTCATGCGCTCGCGCGACCTGATGCGCGAAGCCGTGCGGGAAAGTTACGACCTGCTGCTGATCGACTGGGAACTGCCCGATCTGCCGGGCGCCGACGTGTTGCGCTGGCTGCGCAACGAGCGCGGGCTGACGACCCCGGTCATCTTCGTCACCGCCCGGCAGGACGAGAACGACATCGTGACTGCGCTGGCAGCGGGCGCCGACGACTACATCGTCAAGCCGGCGCGACGCATGGAACTGCTCACCCGGATCGAAGCCGTGCTGCGGCGCAGCCGCCCGCCGGCCGACCAGCCGGTGATCGATGCCGCGCCCTACCAGTTCGACATGAATTCGCACACCGCCCGCCTCAACGGCGAGGTGATAGATCTGACCGAGCGCGAGTTCGAACTGGCCGTCTTCCTGTTCCGCAACGTCGGCCGCCTGGTATCGCGCGGTCATCTGCTCGAATCGCTGTGGGGCCGCAAGGGCGACGTGCCGACGCGCACCGTCGATACCCACATGTCGCGCGTGCGCTCCAAGCTCGCGCTGCGGCCGGAAAATGGCTACCGCCTCGCCTCCACCTACAACTATGGTTACCGGCTTGAACGCGTGGCCGACGACGGCAAGCGGGCGGAAGAACAGCCGGCTGCCTGA
- a CDS encoding WbuC family cupin fold metalloprotein produces the protein MSARWLDRALLDTVVAEAQRSPRRRMNRNFHPHDDHPAHRLLNAIEPDSYVRPHRHLDPLKDETILCVKGRLGCILFDDSGAVQETCVLAPDGERFGVDIAHGQFHSLVALEPGSVMFEAKAGPYRALTEAEFASWAPADGEPARRWLDWMLGLFDGERMR, from the coding sequence ATGAGCGCGCGCTGGCTGGACCGGGCACTGCTCGACACCGTGGTTGCCGAGGCGCAGCGCAGTCCGCGCCGGCGGATGAACCGCAACTTCCATCCACACGACGATCACCCGGCGCACCGCCTGCTCAATGCCATCGAACCCGACAGCTATGTCAGACCCCACCGACATCTCGATCCGCTGAAGGATGAAACCATCCTCTGCGTGAAGGGTCGATTGGGCTGCATCCTTTTCGACGACAGCGGTGCGGTGCAGGAAACCTGCGTGCTGGCGCCCGATGGCGAGCGCTTCGGCGTCGATATCGCGCACGGTCAGTTTCACAGTCTGGTGGCACTCGAACCCGGTTCTGTCATGTTCGAGGCGAAAGCCGGCCCCTACCGCGCGCTGACCGAGGCCGAATTCGCGTCCTGGGCACCGGCCGATGGTGAGCCGGCGCGGCGCTGGCTGGACTGGATGCTCGGTCTGTTCGATGGCGAACGGATGCGCTGA